A genomic region of Pseudomonas sp. RSB 5.4 contains the following coding sequences:
- a CDS encoding glutaredoxin family protein, with the protein MPPECQLFGTLGCHLCELAEAELMPFVEHGLLVELVDIADDESWYEAYSLRIPVLRRVDNGAELSWPFNADQVVDFLS; encoded by the coding sequence ATGCCTCCTGAATGTCAGTTGTTCGGCACCTTGGGATGCCATTTGTGTGAGTTGGCAGAGGCCGAGTTGATGCCTTTTGTCGAGCACGGTCTGCTGGTCGAACTGGTGGATATTGCCGACGATGAATCCTGGTACGAGGCGTACAGCCTGCGGATTCCGGTGCTGCGCCGTGTTGATAATGGTGCGGAGCTGAGCTGGCCGTTCAATGCCGATCAGGTAGTGGACTTCCTGAGCTGA
- a CDS encoding transcriptional regulator: protein MVNVEQLKNSVNRMSVDVVREAVLELRLDGLVTEGKTPFNKLHFNTCFAEIEALFQRAGYHKQLDVVGYQGLLYALYDPGRWEAVDVLRWLKEFTEAAALKSIPA, encoded by the coding sequence GTGGTCAATGTCGAACAGTTGAAGAACAGCGTGAACCGGATGTCGGTTGACGTAGTGCGCGAGGCGGTCCTCGAACTGCGCCTGGACGGTCTGGTCACCGAGGGCAAGACGCCGTTCAACAAACTGCATTTCAACACCTGTTTTGCCGAGATCGAGGCGCTGTTCCAGCGTGCCGGTTATCACAAGCAACTGGATGTTGTCGGTTATCAGGGCTTGCTGTACGCCTTGTATGACCCGGGGCGCTGGGAGGCGGTCGATGTGCTGCGCTGGCTCAAGGAGTTCACCGAAGCGGCGGCGCTCAAGTCGATTCCGGCCTGA
- a CDS encoding monovalent cation:proton antiporter-2 (CPA2) family protein: MFANLLIILASSLVMIALFRRLRLPPVLGYLCVGLMVGPTAFNWVNESEHLPDVAELGVVFLLFSLGLEFSLSKMIALRQVVFRLGSQQVLLSTGVLGLVLILLGMPLAPAMLLGAGLSLSSTAIVTKELSSLGEVFSSHGQNAVGVLLFQDVVAVLLLTLVPVFAGSSAQAWYWALPLTLVKTVVLFFGLLLASRWLLPRLFHEVAASRSAELFVLLALVIVLLTAWLTHLLGLSPALGAFLAGMLLGESHYRHQIEADIRPFRDILLGVFFVSIGMLIDLQLFISHSVLILGLTLGLMLIKGTVVALLIKWRGSDHETAWRSGLALAQGGEFCFALMAQMQQNQLLPAELGALLLAATFCSMLLTPLLLRAAPKIAARLHRKPNQEAQIEEISALNAGLDQHVVICGYGRVGQSIGRFMRNANQPYIALDNDPVRVQEAASGESEVHYGDSSRGDLLTAVGLLRARLLVIAVDQSDVSLRILKEARRLNAQIPILVRTRDDSQWAELKAAGATEVVPELLESSLMLASHALIMLGLPAHQVQEQIDQVRIDRYRLLHGFYPGADDKEA, from the coding sequence GTGTTTGCCAACCTGTTGATCATCCTCGCCTCATCCCTGGTGATGATTGCCCTGTTCCGCCGCCTGCGTTTGCCGCCGGTGCTGGGCTATCTCTGCGTGGGCCTGATGGTGGGACCGACCGCGTTCAACTGGGTCAACGAGAGCGAACACCTGCCGGACGTGGCCGAGTTGGGCGTGGTGTTCCTGCTGTTCTCACTGGGCCTGGAGTTTTCCCTGTCGAAAATGATCGCGCTGCGCCAGGTAGTGTTTCGCCTGGGCAGTCAGCAGGTATTGCTCAGCACCGGGGTGCTCGGGCTGGTGCTGATCCTGCTGGGCATGCCGCTGGCCCCGGCAATGTTGCTCGGCGCCGGGCTGTCGTTGTCGTCGACGGCGATTGTCACCAAGGAGTTGAGCAGCCTGGGCGAAGTGTTCAGCAGCCACGGGCAGAACGCAGTCGGGGTCTTGCTGTTTCAGGACGTGGTCGCGGTGTTGTTGCTGACCCTGGTGCCAGTGTTCGCCGGGAGCAGCGCGCAAGCCTGGTATTGGGCCTTGCCGCTGACGCTGGTGAAGACCGTGGTGCTGTTTTTCGGTCTGTTGCTGGCCAGCCGCTGGCTGCTGCCACGGCTGTTCCATGAAGTGGCCGCGTCGCGCTCGGCGGAATTGTTCGTGCTGCTGGCGCTGGTGATTGTGCTGCTGACCGCATGGCTGACGCACCTGCTGGGCCTGTCCCCTGCCCTTGGCGCATTTCTGGCCGGGATGCTGCTCGGCGAGAGCCACTATCGCCATCAGATCGAGGCCGACATCCGGCCGTTTCGCGACATCCTGCTCGGAGTGTTTTTCGTCAGCATCGGCATGCTGATCGACCTGCAACTGTTCATCAGTCACAGCGTGCTGATTCTCGGCCTGACCCTCGGCCTGATGCTGATCAAAGGCACGGTCGTCGCACTCCTGATCAAGTGGCGCGGCAGCGATCATGAAACCGCCTGGCGCAGCGGCCTGGCCCTGGCGCAGGGCGGGGAATTCTGCTTCGCCCTGATGGCGCAGATGCAACAGAACCAACTGCTCCCTGCCGAGTTGGGCGCCCTGCTGCTCGCGGCCACCTTCTGCTCGATGCTGCTGACACCGTTGCTGTTGCGCGCCGCGCCGAAAATCGCCGCACGCCTGCACCGCAAGCCCAACCAGGAGGCACAAATCGAGGAAATCAGCGCCCTCAATGCCGGTCTGGATCAACACGTAGTGATCTGTGGCTACGGCCGAGTCGGCCAGTCCATCGGCCGCTTCATGCGCAATGCCAATCAGCCTTATATCGCGTTGGACAACGATCCGGTGCGCGTGCAGGAAGCCGCGTCCGGCGAAAGCGAGGTGCATTACGGCGACTCGTCACGCGGCGACCTGCTGACCGCCGTCGGACTGTTGCGCGCGCGGCTGCTGGTGATCGCCGTGGATCAGAGCGATGTCAGCCTGCGAATTCTCAAGGAAGCGCGCCGGCTCAATGCACAGATCCCGATTCTGGTGCGCACCCGCGACGACAGCCAATGGGCTGAACTCAAAGCGGCCGGCGCCACCGAAGTGGTGCCGGAACTGTTGGAATCGAGCCTGATGCTCGCCTCCCACGCCTTGATCATGCTCGGCCTGCCGGCGCATCAGGTGCAGGAGCAGATCGATCAAGTGCGCATCGATCGCTATCGCCTGTTGCACGGGTTCTATCCCGGCGCCGATGACAAGGAAGCCTAG
- a CDS encoding ammonium transporter, protein MENLQSAVDTLVHSSNTLFILIGAVMVLAMHAGFAFLEVGTVRQKNQVNALSKILSDFAVSTLAYFFIGYWISYGVTFMQPAAVLSADHGYGLVKFFFLLTFAAAIPAIISGGIAERARFVPQLCATALIVAFIYPFFEGMIWNGNYGLQAWLTARFGAAFHDFAGSVVVHAMGGWLALAAVLLLGPRNGRYRDGRLVAFAPSSIPFLALGSWILIVGWFGFNVMSAQTLQGVSGLVAVNSLMAMVGGTVAALIVGRNDPGFLHNGPLAGLVAICAGSDLMHPVGALVTGAIAGALFVWCFTAAQVKWRIDDVLGVWPLHGLCGVWGGIACGIFGQTALGGLGGVSLISQVIGTALGVLVALLGGFVVYGVIKALHGLRLSQEQEYYGADLSLHKIGAVSQD, encoded by the coding sequence ATGGAAAATCTGCAAAGCGCTGTGGACACACTGGTTCACAGTTCCAACACGTTGTTCATTCTGATCGGTGCGGTGATGGTGCTGGCGATGCATGCCGGTTTCGCCTTTCTTGAAGTCGGCACGGTTCGCCAGAAAAACCAGGTCAACGCGCTGTCGAAAATTCTCAGTGACTTTGCGGTCTCGACCCTGGCCTATTTCTTTATAGGCTATTGGATCTCCTACGGGGTGACCTTCATGCAACCGGCGGCGGTGCTGAGTGCCGATCACGGTTACGGTCTGGTGAAGTTTTTCTTCCTGCTGACCTTCGCCGCGGCGATCCCGGCGATCATCTCCGGCGGGATTGCCGAGCGCGCGCGATTCGTTCCGCAACTGTGTGCAACGGCGCTGATCGTGGCGTTCATCTACCCGTTTTTCGAGGGCATGATCTGGAACGGCAACTACGGTCTGCAGGCCTGGCTGACGGCGCGCTTTGGCGCGGCGTTCCATGATTTCGCCGGATCGGTAGTGGTGCATGCGATGGGTGGCTGGCTGGCGCTGGCGGCGGTATTGCTGCTCGGGCCGCGCAACGGGCGTTATCGCGACGGGCGTCTGGTGGCGTTCGCGCCGTCGAGCATTCCGTTTCTGGCGCTGGGTTCGTGGATTCTGATTGTCGGCTGGTTCGGCTTCAACGTGATGAGCGCACAGACGTTGCAAGGCGTCAGCGGTCTGGTTGCAGTCAACTCGTTGATGGCCATGGTCGGCGGCACGGTGGCGGCGTTGATTGTCGGGCGCAATGACCCGGGCTTTCTGCACAACGGTCCGTTGGCCGGACTGGTAGCGATCTGCGCCGGTTCCGACCTGATGCATCCGGTGGGTGCCTTGGTCACCGGCGCGATTGCCGGTGCGCTGTTTGTCTGGTGCTTTACCGCCGCACAAGTCAAATGGCGCATCGACGATGTGCTCGGTGTCTGGCCGTTGCACGGTTTGTGCGGGGTGTGGGGCGGGATCGCCTGCGGCATCTTCGGCCAGACTGCGCTGGGTGGTCTCGGCGGCGTCAGCCTGATCAGTCAGGTGATCGGCACCGCGCTGGGTGTGTTGGTGGCGTTGCTCGGCGGCTTCGTCGTATACGGTGTGATCAAGGCCTTGCACGGCCTGCGCCTGAGTCAGGAACAAGAGTATTACGGCGCTGACCTGTCGCTGCACAAGATCGGCGCGGTGAGTCAGGACTAG
- a CDS encoding pseudouridine synthase, with protein MSTPTFSAAQNQASTLYLPPGAWLTVLDCLCEHFSAISREQWLDRIARGRVLDGQGQPIAVDLPYKEGLRIHYFREVPDEKPIPVLESILYADEHLVVADKPHFLPVTPAGEYVEQTLLRRLIRRLDNPHLVPLHRIDRHTAGLVIFSANPQTRSAYQSLFPTRQIDKRYEAIARALPELEFPLVHKSRLIDGEPFFRMQEGPGVANTETAVEVREKNGDLWRYGLYPVTGKKHQLRVHMTALGASICNDPFYPDVLKDVEDDYANPLKLLAQGLRFVDPVTGEKREFESQITLQW; from the coding sequence ATGTCCACACCAACATTTTCCGCTGCTCAGAATCAGGCCAGCACCCTTTACCTGCCTCCGGGTGCGTGGCTTACCGTGCTGGATTGCCTGTGTGAGCATTTCAGTGCAATCAGCCGCGAGCAATGGCTGGACAGAATCGCCCGGGGCCGGGTGCTGGATGGTCAGGGGCAGCCGATTGCGGTGGATCTGCCGTACAAGGAAGGCCTGCGCATTCACTACTTCCGCGAAGTGCCGGATGAAAAGCCGATTCCGGTGCTCGAGTCGATCCTGTACGCGGACGAGCATCTGGTGGTGGCGGACAAACCGCATTTTCTGCCGGTGACACCGGCCGGTGAATACGTCGAGCAGACGTTGCTGCGCCGTCTGATCCGTCGCCTCGATAATCCGCATCTGGTGCCACTGCACCGCATTGACCGGCACACGGCGGGGCTGGTGATCTTTTCCGCCAACCCGCAAACCCGCTCGGCTTATCAGTCGTTGTTCCCGACCCGGCAGATCGATAAACGTTATGAAGCGATCGCCCGTGCGCTGCCGGAACTGGAATTTCCCCTGGTGCACAAAAGTCGCCTGATCGACGGCGAACCGTTCTTCCGCATGCAGGAAGGCCCAGGTGTCGCCAATACTGAAACGGCGGTGGAAGTCCGGGAAAAGAATGGTGATCTGTGGCGCTACGGCCTGTACCCGGTGACGGGCAAGAAGCATCAGCTAAGGGTGCATATGACCGCGCTAGGGGCGAGTATCTGTAATGATCCGTTCTACCCGGATGTGTTGAAAGACGTTGAGGATGACTATGCCAATCCGTTGAAGCTGTTGGCACAGGGGCTGCGGTTTGTCGACCCGGTGACCGGCGAAAAACGCGAGTTCGAAAGTCAGATCACCCTGCAGTGGTGA